From the genome of Bacillota bacterium, one region includes:
- a CDS encoding CpsD/CapB family tyrosine-protein kinase, translating to MSTPHPNGEKLVTALNPRSPVAESYRELRTNLQFLTIDKTLRSIVVTSASPREGKTLTVANLAITMAQAGKKVIAVDSDLRRPCLCQIFNVHERNGLTSVLAGQVQVDQALQTTKTKGLRVLPPGPTPPNPAELLASDRMRNLMAALEERADMVVYDSPPVGAVTDAAIMASACDGVLLVVGAGKVSYKQAQRAKELLANVKANILGVVLDGAFAERDKGYHDYYYGQDGEKKRKK from the coding sequence TTGTCGACACCGCATCCCAACGGCGAAAAGCTGGTGACCGCCCTCAATCCGCGGTCGCCGGTGGCCGAGTCTTACCGGGAACTCCGGACCAACCTTCAGTTCCTGACGATCGACAAGACCCTTCGGAGCATCGTCGTCACCAGCGCCTCGCCCCGCGAGGGGAAGACCCTGACCGTCGCCAACCTGGCCATCACCATGGCCCAGGCGGGGAAGAAGGTCATCGCCGTCGACAGCGACCTGCGGCGGCCGTGCCTTTGTCAGATCTTCAACGTTCACGAGCGGAACGGCCTGACCAGCGTCCTGGCCGGCCAGGTCCAGGTGGACCAGGCCCTGCAAACGACCAAGACCAAGGGGCTGCGGGTGCTCCCGCCGGGGCCCACCCCGCCGAACCCGGCCGAACTCCTGGCCTCCGACCGGATGAGGAACCTGATGGCCGCCCTCGAGGAACGCGCCGACATGGTCGTCTACGACTCTCCCCCGGTCGGGGCGGTCACCGACGCGGCGATCATGGCCAGTGCCTGCGACGGGGTGCTCTTGGTGGTCGGGGCCGGCAAGGTCAGCTACAAGCAGGCCCAGCGGGCGAAGGAACTCCTGGCCAACGTCAAGGCGAACATCCTCGGCGTGGTCCTCGACGGGGCCTTCGCCGAGCGCGATAAGGGCTACCATGACTACTACTACGGACAGGACGGGGAGAAGAAGAGGAAGAAGTAG
- a CDS encoding Wzz/FepE/Etk N-terminal domain-containing protein has product MDQQDMIDLREYFAILRRRLWAIILVTVVAVATSGIISYFFIEPVYSASTTLMVLKKDTPVDYTTLLMNRQLVKTYGEIAKSRTVAEHVIADMGLGIPVSSLQAAIHVSPVKDTEIIQVSVEDTAPAEAASIANAVARDFIKQVIQIMKVENVQVVDPAIEPTTPIKPRPKLNMAVAGVLGVMVGVGLAFVLEYLDNTVKSPEDVRRFLDLPVLGTIPVIDLRHESKMAKKAADREAQGQAADAGDGGLPVIKRAQPGQAEDRGLKAVR; this is encoded by the coding sequence ATGGACCAGCAAGACATGATCGATCTACGCGAATACTTTGCCATCCTGCGCCGCCGGCTGTGGGCGATCATCCTCGTCACCGTCGTTGCCGTGGCGACCAGCGGAATCATCAGTTACTTTTTCATCGAGCCGGTCTATTCCGCGTCCACGACCCTGATGGTCCTGAAGAAAGACACCCCCGTCGACTATACCACCCTGTTGATGAACCGGCAGTTGGTCAAGACGTACGGGGAGATCGCCAAGAGCCGGACGGTGGCCGAGCACGTCATCGCCGACATGGGCCTCGGCATCCCCGTCAGCTCACTTCAGGCGGCCATCCACGTCAGCCCGGTCAAGGACACCGAGATCATCCAGGTCAGCGTGGAGGACACCGCCCCCGCCGAGGCGGCCAGCATCGCCAACGCCGTGGCCAGGGACTTCATCAAACAGGTCATCCAGATAATGAAGGTCGAGAACGTCCAGGTGGTCGACCCGGCCATCGAACCGACCACCCCGATCAAACCCCGGCCGAAGCTGAACATGGCCGTGGCCGGTGTCCTGGGAGTCATGGTCGGCGTCGGTCTGGCCTTCGTCCTTGAGTACCTGGACAACACGGTCAAGTCGCCCGAAGATGTCCGCCGCTTCCTCGACCTGCCCGTCCTCGGGACCATCCCCGTCATCGACCTTAGACACGAGTCGAAGATGGCCAAGAAGGCCGCCGACCGGGAGGCGCAGGGCCAGGCGGCCGACGCGGGGGACGGCGGGCTGCCCGTGATCAAGCGGGCCCAGCCCGGCCAGGCCGAAGACCGCGGACTCAAAGCCGTGAGGTAA
- a CDS encoding folylpolyglutamate synthase/dihydrofolate synthase family protein, producing MDYQQSLDYLHHLIRFGWKPGLQRMDYLMKALGNPEQSLAAVHVGGTNGKGSTCAMTTTVLREAGYRVAAFTKPHLQHWNERMTIDGRHIPEEKVAELVTLLSGIVEGMEAHGVDHATEFEVTTAAMFKYFADEHVDLSIVEVGLGGTLDSTNVLPTPLASVITNVAYDHMDILGSTISEIAGHKAGIIKPGGLVITESQNPEVLRVIDRKVRENGARLWRVIPDGAEAGGVSDGGPPAADVPEVRAEAVVTYRGLAVNREGCRLDVTTPDATHHDLKVSLLGAHQMMNAATAVAVITALRRLGWEIDDESLRRGLETARWPGRLEVVQDDPLTIIDGAHNHDGAAVLRDAIERIFPDHRLTLVIGILADKEISTVLNELVPLAERVIVTRPDSSRAADPAVVAEEARRVAGVEAGAGRPAPADITVIEKPESAVRRALEEAGRGSADPLAPGGPRDPRPPLVLITGSLYLIGKIRGLWFDEVTW from the coding sequence TTGGATTACCAGCAATCCTTGGACTACCTGCATCACCTGATCCGCTTCGGGTGGAAGCCCGGGCTCCAGCGAATGGACTATTTGATGAAGGCTCTGGGCAACCCCGAGCAGTCCCTCGCCGCCGTCCACGTCGGCGGGACCAACGGGAAGGGCTCGACCTGCGCGATGACCACGACCGTGTTACGCGAGGCCGGCTATCGGGTCGCCGCCTTCACCAAGCCGCACCTCCAGCACTGGAACGAGAGAATGACCATCGACGGCCGGCATATCCCGGAGGAGAAGGTGGCCGAACTCGTCACCCTGCTGTCCGGCATCGTCGAGGGGATGGAGGCCCACGGGGTCGACCATGCCACCGAGTTCGAGGTGACCACGGCGGCGATGTTCAAGTACTTCGCCGATGAGCACGTCGACCTGTCCATCGTCGAGGTCGGACTGGGCGGGACCCTCGACTCGACCAACGTCCTGCCGACGCCGCTGGCCTCGGTCATCACCAACGTCGCCTACGACCACATGGACATCCTCGGTTCAACCATCTCCGAGATCGCCGGGCACAAGGCGGGGATCATCAAGCCCGGCGGCCTGGTCATCACCGAATCTCAGAACCCCGAGGTCCTCCGGGTCATCGACAGGAAGGTCCGGGAGAACGGGGCCAGGCTGTGGCGGGTCATACCGGATGGGGCGGAGGCCGGGGGGGTGTCGGACGGGGGTCCGCCGGCCGCGGACGTGCCGGAGGTCAGGGCCGAGGCCGTGGTCACCTACCGCGGGCTGGCGGTCAACCGCGAAGGCTGCCGCCTGGACGTGACCACGCCCGACGCGACCCACCACGACCTGAAGGTCAGCCTGCTGGGGGCGCACCAGATGATGAACGCGGCGACGGCCGTCGCCGTGATCACCGCCCTCCGCCGGTTGGGCTGGGAAATCGACGACGAGAGCCTCCGGCGCGGTCTCGAAACGGCCCGCTGGCCGGGGCGGCTCGAGGTCGTCCAGGACGACCCCCTGACAATCATCGACGGCGCCCACAACCACGACGGGGCGGCCGTCCTCCGCGACGCCATCGAGCGTATCTTCCCGGACCACCGACTGACCCTGGTCATCGGCATCCTGGCCGACAAGGAAATCTCCACCGTCCTGAACGAGCTGGTCCCACTGGCCGAACGGGTCATCGTCACCCGGCCCGACAGCTCTCGGGCGGCCGACCCGGCGGTCGTCGCCGAGGAGGCCAGGCGGGTCGCGGGGGTTGAGGCGGGGGCCGGGCGCCCAGCGCCCGCGGACATTACCGTCATCGAGAAGCCGGAGAGCGCCGTCCGACGGGCGTTGGAGGAGGCCGGGCGTGGTTCGGCCGATCCGCTGGCGCCGGGGGGCCCGCGCGACCCGCGCCCACCGCTGGTCCTCATCACCGGTTCCCTGTACCTCATCGGCAAGATCCGGGGACTGTGGTTCGACGAAGTGACCTGGTAA